The Stackebrandtia nassauensis DSM 44728 genome includes the window GCTGCTTTTCGACGACTTCGCGTTGTCCCAGCTGAACCGGGTGGCGGCGTTGGGGTTGCTCGCGGTCAGCATCGCGCTGCTGGCGGGCTACTGTGGACTGGCGACGCTGGGGCAGACCGCGCCGTTCGCCGTCGGCGCCTACGTGACGTTTCAGCTCGCCGAGGCCGGGATCGCCGTCGGGCCGGTGCAGTGGGCGATCGTCGTCGTCGCGTGCGCGGTCTTCAGCTTGGCGACCGGGCCGCTGGTGCTGCGTACCCGCGGCATGGTCTTCCTCATGGTGACCTTGGCCGTGGGCATGGTGACCGCCCAGGTCGCGGAGCAGTGGACCTCGGTCACCGGCGGCACCGACGGTTCCGGGCTCATCAGTGCTTCGCTGCCGTGGTGGGGCGCCGAACCGCTCGTCGACGACGGCGACATCTACTGGTATGCCCTGTCCGTCGGTGTGGTGGTGCTGATCGCGACGGTGGCGGTGACGCGCGGCGCGGCCGGAACGAGGCTGCATGGCGTGCGGGACAACGAGCTTCGGATGCGTTCGCTCGGACATCGGGTGCCCGGGTATCTGCTCGCGGCCTATGTGGGCGCTGGCGTCATCGCCGGGGTCGGCGGGTCGCTGTTCGCCACCGGTCAGCGGTTCGTGTTTCCCGCCGACGTCGGTTTCGAGGTCGCCGCCATCGCGTTGCTGGCGGCGTTGATCGGAGGCATCCATTCCGCGGCCGGTGCGGTGGTCGGCGTCGTCGTGGTCATCGCGGTGCGGTACTGGCTGGCGCCCGAAGGACACGGTGAACTGTGGCTCGGGGTGCTGTTCGTCGCGGCCGTTTACCTACTGCCGCACGGCATCACCGGACGGGTCGCGCAACTGCGTCGGGCCTGGTCCGGGTGACTACGCGGCGTGCCTGCCGCGCTTGTCGGGCGACAGCGCCGGGCCGACCTTGTTGATCAATGTGGCCAGTTCATGTCCCACCTGGCCGATGTCACAGTCGTAGCTGGCCAGGGCCAGCAGGCTGGCACCGCTGGACACCGACAACGAGAACATGTACCCGCCGTTGAGTTCGGTGAGGTTGCTGCCCACCGGAAACGCGTTCAACGTGCGCGCGGCTCCGTTCAGCAGACTGACCAAACCCGAGGCGATCGCCGCCAGCCGGTCGGCCTCAGCCTCCGACAGACCGTCGTTGCAGGCGACCAACAGGCCGTCCGCCGAGACGGCCAGAACATGAGTGACCTCGTAAACCCTGTCGGTGAAGTCGTTGAGTAGGAAGACAACCTCGTCTGATCTCACTGTTCACCCCTTGAACCGTCGGATGCGTCTTCGTCGATCCGACCACCGGAGCGGCCCCGGGCGAAGGCCAGGTACGTGGCGCTCACCAAATCCGGGTTCCGCACTGTCTGTGCGACGTCTTCGTCGGGGGCCTCCATGCCCCCGGGCACGAGCTGCGCCATCGGTTCCCGTCTGGGCAGATTCTCGCTGTCGGCCCGGGCCGCGGCGGCGGCTTCGGCGGCGGCTTGGGCTCTGGCCCATCCCGACTGCTCCACGATCTGCTCCTGAGGCACACTGTCCGGTCGCGACTGCCGCGGTGGTTGGGGTGGCGGCGGTTGCTTGTCGAAGTGGATCACTGGAAGCAGCAGCGCTCCCAGTGACTGCTGGGTGGATTCCCCGGTTTCGGTGGTGACGACCGGTTGTTCGGCGGTCGGTGAGGGCGTACCCGTCTGGAAGCGTCGGCGCCAGGTCTCCGCGTTGCGTCGCCGGTTCTCCGCCTTCTTGGTCTTGTCGAACAGGGACGGTTGTTTCGGTGTGGTGACGATCGGGTGGGAACCGGTCGTGGAGGGACGCTCCAGCAGCCGACTGGGCACCGTGACCTCGGCCAGCGTGCCGCCCACCTCCGTGGGGCGCAACGTCACCGTCAGGTCGTAGCGCGCGGCCAGGTGCCCCACCACGGTGAGCCCCATGGCCTGGACCGAATCGAGGTCCAATGTGCTCTTGGACGCGAGTTTCGCGTTCAGCTTGTCCATGGTCTCGGCCTTCATGCCGATGCCCTCGTCGACGATCTGGATGATCACCCGGTCGGCCAGCATCCAACCCGACATGTGGACCGGCCGCTGCGAGTACTGGGTCGCGTTGTCCAGCAGCTCCGCCAGCACCTTGACCACATCGTCCACGGCACCGGCCGCGATCGCGACGTCGGTGTCGACCTGGTCGATGTTGACGCGCGTGTACTGCTCGATCTGCCCCTGCGCCGCGGTCAGCACATCCCCCAGCGACTCGCTGGAGCGGCGCACCTTCGACGAGGCGGCCCCACCCAGCACCAGCAGGCTGTCGTTGGCGCGCCCGAACAACGTCACCAGGTGGTCGAGCGCGAACAGCCGTTCCAACCGCTGTGGATCGTCCTCATTGCGCTCGGCGTCGTCCAGGACGCTCGTCAACCGCCCCGCCAGCGAATGTCCCCGCCGCGCCAGCCGGACGAACATCTGCCCGATGTGCAGCCGCAGCAGCGCCTGGGTGGCGGCGACGCGGATGGCCACCTCGTGCACCTCGTTGAACGCGCGCCCCACGTCGGCGAGCTCGTCACGACCGTGGACGTCGATCGGTGCGTCGACCTCCTTGGCGAACTCCTCGGGCGTACGGTCACCCAGTTCCTCGTGATCGTCCAGGTGGGCCACCGCTTTCGGCAGCCCCTCACTGGCCACATAGTGCGCGGCCTTGCTGAGCTTGCGCAGCCCGCGCACCACCGGACCGCCCAGCCACCACGCCAACAGCACCATCAGGATCACGGCCACGACCACGCCGAGAACCTGGGCGCCGGTCCACCACATCTGATCGGTGCGCAGTTGCGACACCGTGGTCACGACATCGCCGTCGACACGGCCCTGTAGTTCGCGCTGTTTACCGGCCAGGTAGTCGATCCGTTTCACCCAGGCAGAACGGTCGATGTTGAGCTCTTCCCCGGGCGGGGTACCGGCGGCCTCGTGCTCCAGCGCCTGGGCCGCGATCATCTTGGCCCCGTCACGGGAGTTCTCCAGCCAGCCGCGCCATTCGCTGTCGGCCAGGTCCTTGAACGTCAGCCGCATCTCGTCGCTGGCGGACCCGGATTCGACTATCTGACCGTAGTGGAGCTCCGACAACGGTCCATTGTCAATGGCCCGCAGGACCGCCACGTCTTCCAGGCTTTGGTACTCACTGGACTGAAGTAGTTGCGTGGAGGCACGGATCTTGTCCCCCACTTCAGAAGAAGCGCTACC containing:
- a CDS encoding roadblock/LC7 domain-containing protein, whose amino-acid sequence is MRSDEVVFLLNDFTDRVYEVTHVLAVSADGLLVACNDGLSEAEADRLAAIASGLVSLLNGAARTLNAFPVGSNLTELNGGYMFSLSVSSGASLLALASYDCDIGQVGHELATLINKVGPALSPDKRGRHAA
- a CDS encoding sensor histidine kinase gives rise to the protein MVIINDEIGDLVSALQAERGAAVETLTGDADDSTGSFTRLVDKTDRAIDDFRAARVGVADLPGRVGDILDEADKNLNRLESTRNKVSNRTQTSAAVAFAYRIPIADLIEFRESVPQAGSASSEVGDKIRASTQLLQSSEYQSLEDVAVLRAIDNGPLSELHYGQIVESGSASDEMRLTFKDLADSEWRGWLENSRDGAKMIAAQALEHEAAGTPPGEELNIDRSAWVKRIDYLAGKQRELQGRVDGDVVTTVSQLRTDQMWWTGAQVLGVVVAVILMVLLAWWLGGPVVRGLRKLSKAAHYVASEGLPKAVAHLDDHEELGDRTPEEFAKEVDAPIDVHGRDELADVGRAFNEVHEVAIRVAATQALLRLHIGQMFVRLARRGHSLAGRLTSVLDDAERNEDDPQRLERLFALDHLVTLFGRANDSLLVLGGAASSKVRRSSESLGDVLTAAQGQIEQYTRVNIDQVDTDVAIAAGAVDDVVKVLAELLDNATQYSQRPVHMSGWMLADRVIIQIVDEGIGMKAETMDKLNAKLASKSTLDLDSVQAMGLTVVGHLAARYDLTVTLRPTEVGGTLAEVTVPSRLLERPSTTGSHPIVTTPKQPSLFDKTKKAENRRRNAETWRRRFQTGTPSPTAEQPVVTTETGESTQQSLGALLLPVIHFDKQPPPPQPPRQSRPDSVPQEQIVEQSGWARAQAAAEAAAAARADSENLPRREPMAQLVPGGMEAPDEDVAQTVRNPDLVSATYLAFARGRSGGRIDEDASDGSRGEQ